TCCCAACACATAAGAACTTCCAAAAAATTTAAACCAAGTGTGACTTGGATTTTTAATAATAAAACTTTTGCCTCCTGAGTAGATCAGCGTTATGCCTTGCAAGGCAGGAAGCATTGCCAACGTAATAATTAAGGAATTCAGTTTAAAAAATCCGATTAAAATCCCATTGATACAACCAATGACCAACGCAACAGCGATAGTGATTAATATAGCTAGACCCGGTCCCACCTTATCATGCAGATTGACAACCAATACCGTAGTCAAGGATAAAAGTGATCCTACCGATAAATCGATATCGCCACTGATAATCACAAACGTCATGGAGACAGCCATTATACCGACGATAGAAACTTGACGAAGTACCAATAAAATATTATTTGCAGTTAAAAACGTATTGGAATGGAATGAGATAGCAATTAACAACAAGATAAACGCTATTAAAATGCCCTGTTGTTTTATTGCATTTCCTACAGCATTCCTAGATAAAAGCGAATTCATATAGTTCACCTCTGCAGTTTTTTAAAAAACCAACAAGAACGAGAACGTGCTCGTTGTCATGCCATTTTACTTATAAAGAAACTTCATCTAACAACAGAGAATTCATAAAATTGGTTTTTATCATAAAACGCAGGCCGATCCGGCAAGGAAATGGGAACGATTTGCCCCGTTTGCTTAGCTTTCACGCAAGCATCAGCCGTCACTGCTTGCACATAACCATCCCAAGCTGACGGTCCATTCATTTCCCCTTTTACCGTCGAATGAATCCACTCTTGAAGTTCAACATCATAGGACTCAATGAAACGTTCTTTCCAATCTGTAAGAATTTCAGTTGAAAGCTTAGCTTCACTTCGTAAAAGCACGCTGGATGGCTCTGGCAAATTTGCTGTACCTGTTTCTCCAACAATTTGACATTGAATATCATATCCATACTGGCAATTGACGAATATTTCAGTGTCAATCCGAATCCCTTTTTTGGTTTCCAGCAATACAATATGCGGATCCTGCAGCCCTTTACCCGCCAGACGCGTGTTTCTGGGCAGGATTACCTGCGCCGTAACATAATCGTCATTGAGCAACCAGCGCAGAACATCTATTTCATGAACAAATGCATCCGTTATCGCCATATCACCACTGAAGTTGGATACTGATGGAGCACGGTGTGCACAATGCACCATTAACGGCTCTCCAATTTTCCCACTATCAACTACTTTTTTTAATGCACGATACCCCTCATCATAACGACGCATGTAACCAACCTGAACTAACTGTTTCCCGTGTGTTACCTCAGCTTCAACGATTCGAAGACATGCATCAGCGGTTGGTGCAAGCGGTTTCTCGCAGAATACAGGCTTGCCAGCTTTAATAGAAGCCACCACAAATTCTTCATGGGCTGGACCCCAGGCAGTAACCAAAACTGCATCAACTTCAGCAGCTTGAATCAAATCATGCCCATTACCATAAATATTTGCATCAATTTTTTCGTTTTTAACCACTGCATGAGCATGTTCTACGTTGACATCTGCCACTGCAACAATCTTGGCACCCGATAACGTATTGGTAATTCTCCGAATATGATCCTGGCCAATGGCACCTGTACCGATAACTCCTACTCGTAAAGTCATAGTATACAATCCTCCTTCTTGTTCATACAATTAAATAGCTGTCTCATAACGAGCGCGCGCTCTTTAGCATAGATATTCACAGCACGAACGATTATACCGCCATTAATGTTTAGGAAATAGTTTGTTTTTATACAATTCATCTCTTACTAATATATTCATTTTTATTTTACGAGCACGGACTCGAAAATGGCTTAAATAAATGCTGATACTTCAGCAAAGTTATCTGCCAAATTTTTATCAGCTCATTCAATATTTCCTTTGATTTTAATATCAATCGATGTTTTAATGTGTTCTGTTTCCGGCTTTTTCTCATGATATAAATAATCAAAAAGGATTTTCAATGGTTTATAGCCTTGAGAAAACAGATCCTGAGCAATTGTAAAATTAATGACATCTTCTTTGATCAATTGCACAATTTCAGGATAAACATCAAAACTTACTATTTTCACCTGCTTATCTTTATTCATAAATCTTACTACCTTACCTACTTCACTAACATTACCACAAGTTATATATATTCCTTTAAGATCTTCAATTTTATCAAGTAATGATTTTGTTTTTTGAAAGGTGGTAAGTTTTTGTTCGTATGTTTCAACAACATCGACAATTTCAATATTGGGATACGTATTTTTTATCACTTTTTCAAATCCTTCTTGCCTTTTCTGCACGAACGATTGAATTTTAGAATCTGTAATAATTGCTACCTTACCATGTCCATTCAAAATCTCCCCCATTAATTCACCAGCGACTCTGCCAGCTTTCAACATATCCTGTCCAACAAAACACATTCTTTTGCTTTCAGGTAAATCTATATTTGTTGTGATGACTGGAATACCTTCATCCACGATTTCATCAATCGCATTTCTGATTCTTATATCATTTAGCGGAGTTATGATGAGTCCGGAGATTTTTTTCTTTTTTAGATGATTGATTATATTTAACTGTTCTACAGGATCAGAGTTACTTGTAATATAATACTGAATTTTCAATCCAAACTGTTTGTATTCCCGATATGCTTCTTCTATTCCAGCTTTCATTTCTTCTAATGTATCAAAATCCAACAATAATACAGGTACTAATAAAGTCTTTTTTTGGTAAGATAAAGCTTTGCCAATTATATTTGGCTCATATCCCAATTCATGTATTATATTCTTTACCCTTTCCCTTACTTCATCGCTCACACCTTCTCTGTTGTGTAATACCTTATCTACTGTTGATCGATGTACACCAGCTATTTCAGCAATTTCTTTTATAGTTACACTCATTACCATCTATTCCTTATTTATTTTGAGTCTCATCTACGATCACGCACTCTTTCTATATATCTTTTATTATATACATTATAAAACTATTGTACAGAATTTTTTGTGTTTTTTATTGGGTAAATTAGTTATAACATATTTCACCATTTTAATCCCGTGAATCGAGTTGTTTATAATTTCATATCTAAATATAGTGCGTTGGAAGAACAAAATGTGATCTTTTCTGCTCGAATTCAAATATACTTTGCATTTCGTATCTCGATCAGTACTTACATATTCCGTTTTGATCCTTACAGTTTTATCCCAGAGTTATTTATATATTGAAACTGTGGAATGGCCTTCACGGGCAATACCACAGTCTTGCTGAAATATTTTGATATCCAGTATTTTATTAAATTTCACTATATCAGGTTATACATTAGTTTTTTTACACTAACAACGCCTTTATGTTCTCAAACTCTACCCAACTCGCTCCATTGTCTGCAGAACGAACACAATTTTCAATCCAGCGAATACCATCCAAGCCAGCATCAATATCAGGGTAAACTAAATTCTTTAATGTTTCCTCATCATTCCGGTTTTTAGCATCAATAGCAATAGCAAATTTGAGATAAATATTTGCCCATGATTCCGACAACCCTTCTTGATGAAGTGCTCCTAAACGCTCATCGGCATTACAGGATTCGTCTAAGTAAGGCATTGCACGAATTAGAGTTTGAATAGGTTCTCCCTGAACTTCATATCTAAGTTCATTTGGTTTGCTATCCCACCATTCTAAACTTGCCTTTGATCCTACAATTCGAATTCTATGACCGTCCATGCATCCCGCGTTGATGGATGATGTCCAAAGTCTTCCTACCGCTCCATTTTCGTACCGCATAAGAACAAAAGCATTATCCTCTAAAGGGGCACGACTGCCAACAAAACTCTGCCGGTCACATAACAATTTTTTAATTTTCATATGTGGCATAATCAACTGTGACATATAATACGTATGTGTGGAAAGATCGCCTAAAACAAAACTTGGTCCTGCTACCTTAGGGTCAACACGCCACTTTTGCGAATCACTTGTTTTATCCGCTTGATCATTTGCATTAAAACCATGAGTATACTGCAAATCAACCACACGTATCTCGCCAATTTTTCCTTGTTCAATCATTGCCCGCATTTGAAGTAACATTTGATTTCCAGAGAAACCATACGTTACACCAACAATTTTTCCTTTTTTCTCTGCCAGATCTTTAATCTCTTCACCCTCTTCAGAGGTAAAAAACAAAGGTTTTTCACAAATAACATGCAAACCAGCTCCTAATGCCGCCTT
Above is a window of Fodinisporobacter ferrooxydans DNA encoding:
- a CDS encoding Gfo/Idh/MocA family protein translates to MLNGERKIARPLRWGMVGGGRLGQVGYKHRTGALRDNTAYQLVAGAFDIDPERGKDFGINIGVDGNRCYPDYKTMFAEEALREDGVEVVSIATPNGTHYEICKAALGAGLHVICEKPLFFTSEEGEEIKDLAEKKGKIVGVTYGFSGNQMLLQMRAMIEQGKIGEIRVVDLQYTHGFNANDQADKTSDSQKWRVDPKVAGPSFVLGDLSTHTYYMSQLIMPHMKIKKLLCDRQSFVGSRAPLEDNAFVLMRYENGAVGRLWTSSINAGCMDGHRIRIVGSKASLEWWDSKPNELRYEVQGEPIQTLIRAMPYLDESCNADERLGALHQEGLSESWANIYLKFAIAIDAKNRNDEETLKNLVYPDIDAGLDGIRWIENCVRSADNGASWVEFENIKALLV
- a CDS encoding Gfo/Idh/MocA family protein, yielding MTLRVGVIGTGAIGQDHIRRITNTLSGAKIVAVADVNVEHAHAVVKNEKIDANIYGNGHDLIQAAEVDAVLVTAWGPAHEEFVVASIKAGKPVFCEKPLAPTADACLRIVEAEVTHGKQLVQVGYMRRYDEGYRALKKVVDSGKIGEPLMVHCAHRAPSVSNFSGDMAITDAFVHEIDVLRWLLNDDYVTAQVILPRNTRLAGKGLQDPHIVLLETKKGIRIDTEIFVNCQYGYDIQCQIVGETGTANLPEPSSVLLRSEAKLSTEILTDWKERFIESYDVELQEWIHSTVKGEMNGPSAWDGYVQAVTADACVKAKQTGQIVPISLPDRPAFYDKNQFYEFSVVR
- a CDS encoding ABC transporter permease, which produces MNSLLSRNAVGNAIKQQGILIAFILLLIAISFHSNTFLTANNILLVLRQVSIVGIMAVSMTFVIISGDIDLSVGSLLSLTTVLVVNLHDKVGPGLAILITIAVALVIGCINGILIGFFKLNSLIITLAMLPALQGITLIYSGGKSFIIKNPSHTWFKFFGSSYVLGVPVPVLIFLVVAIVFSILLTKTTFGRQIFAVGGNRIASEFTGIRSKWVTFSVYMLSAFCTSIGAIIMGSRLMSSQNTLGQGYELDVIAAVILGGTSLMGGSGSVFKTVIGVLILGFIKNGMILLGFPFYAQWLVEWFVIIAAVWVDLISKRRKIFV
- a CDS encoding LacI family DNA-binding transcriptional regulator codes for the protein MSVTIKEIAEIAGVHRSTVDKVLHNREGVSDEVRERVKNIIHELGYEPNIIGKALSYQKKTLLVPVLLLDFDTLEEMKAGIEEAYREYKQFGLKIQYYITSNSDPVEQLNIINHLKKKKISGLIITPLNDIRIRNAIDEIVDEGIPVITTNIDLPESKRMCFVGQDMLKAGRVAGELMGEILNGHGKVAIITDSKIQSFVQKRQEGFEKVIKNTYPNIEIVDVVETYEQKLTTFQKTKSLLDKIEDLKGIYITCGNVSEVGKVVRFMNKDKQVKIVSFDVYPEIVQLIKEDVINFTIAQDLFSQGYKPLKILFDYLYHEKKPETEHIKTSIDIKIKGNIE